In one Dama dama isolate Ldn47 chromosome 5, ASM3311817v1, whole genome shotgun sequence genomic region, the following are encoded:
- the CANT1 gene encoding soluble calcium-activated nucleotidase 1 isoform X1 has product MPVQLSSPPEWNESMHSLRISVGGLPVLASMTKAADPRFRPRWRVILPSFVGAAVLWLLYAHRPPPGRPPLPNAHNWKLGQLPAARYNDTYPLSVPQRTPGGTRYRIAVIADLDTKSRAPEENTWVSYLKKGHLTLSDSGDRVAVEWDQGHEVLESHLAEKGRGMELSDLIVFNGKLYSVDDRTGVVYQIDGSRAVPWVILSDGDGTVGKGFKAEWLAVKDEHLYVGGLGKEWTTATGEVLNENPEWVKVVGCRGSVDHENWVSSYNALRAAAGIRPPGYLIHESACWSDTLQRWFFLPRRASHERYSEKDDERRGTNLLLSAAQDFGDITVRHVGAVVPTHGFSSFKFIPNTDDQIIVALKSEEDGGQIATYIMAFTLDGRFLLPETKIGSVKYEGIEFI; this is encoded by the exons ATGCCCGTCCAGCTCTCCAGCCCCCCGGAATGGAATGAGTCTATGCACTCTCTCCGGATCAGCGTGGGGGGCCTTCCCGTGCTGGCGTCCATGACCAAGGCCGCGGACCCCCGCTTCCGCCCCCGCTGGAGGGTGATCCTGCCGTCCTTCGTGGGCGCCGCCGTCCTCTGGCTGCTCTACGCCCACCGCCCTCCTCCTGGCCGGCCCCCCCTGCCCAACGCCCACAACTGGAAGCTCGGCCAGCTACCTGCTGCCCGGTACAATGACACCTACCCACTGTCTGTCCCCCAGAGGACGCCGGGCGGGACACGATACCGGATCGCTGTTATCGCCGACCTGGACACAAAGTCCAGGGCCCCGGAGGAGAACACCTGGGTCAGTTACCTGAAGAAGGGTCACCTGACCCTGTCGGACAGCGGGGACCGGGTGGCCGTGGAGTGGGACCAAGGCCATGAGGTCTTGGAGTCCCACCTGGCGGAAAAGGGGCGGGGCATGGAGCTGTCGGATCTGATCGTCTTCAACGGGAAGCTCTACTCCGTGGACGACCGGACGGGCGTGGTCTACCAGATCGACGGCTCCAGGGCCGTGCCCTGGGTCATCCTGTCAGACGGCGACGGCACCGTGGGGAAAG GCTTCAAAGCCGAGTGGCTGGCCGTGAAGGACGAGCATCTGTATGTGGGCGGCCTGGGCAAGGAGTGGACCACCGCCACGGGGGAGGTGCTGAATGAGAACCCGGAGTGGGTGAAAGTGGTGGGCTGCAGAGGCAGCGTGGACCACGAGAACTGGGTGTCCAGCTACAACGCCTTGCGGGCCGCTGCTGGGATCCGGCCGCCAG GCTACCTCATCCACGAGTCTGCCTGCTGGAGCGACACACTGCAGCGCTGGTTCTTCCTGCCGCGCCGCGCCAGCCACGAGCGCTACAGCGAGAAGGATGACGAGCGTCGGGGCACCAACCTGCTGCTGAGCGCCGCCCAGGACTTTGGGGACATCACCGTCCGGCACGTGGGAGCGGTGGTCCCCACCCACGGCTTCTCCTCTTTCAAGTTCATCCCCAACACCGACGACCAGATCATCGTGGCCCTCAAGTCCGAGGAAGACGGCGGCCAGATTGCCACCTACATCATGGCCTTCACGCTGGACGGACGCTTCCTCCTGCCCGAGACCAAGATCGGGAGTGTGAAGTATGAGGGCATAGAGTTCATTTGA
- the CANT1 gene encoding soluble calcium-activated nucleotidase 1 isoform X2 — protein sequence MPVQLSSPPEWNESMHSLRISVGGLPVLASMTKAADPRFRPRWRVILPSFVGAAVLWLLYAHRPPPGRPPLPNAHNWKLGQLPAARYNDTYPLSVPQRTPGGTRYRIAVIADLDTKSRAPEENTWVSYLKKGHLTLSDSGDRVAVEWDQGHEVLESHLAEKGRGMELSDLIVFNGKLYSVDDRTGVVYQIDGSRAVPWVILSDGDGTVGKGYLIHESACWSDTLQRWFFLPRRASHERYSEKDDERRGTNLLLSAAQDFGDITVRHVGAVVPTHGFSSFKFIPNTDDQIIVALKSEEDGGQIATYIMAFTLDGRFLLPETKIGSVKYEGIEFI from the exons ATGCCCGTCCAGCTCTCCAGCCCCCCGGAATGGAATGAGTCTATGCACTCTCTCCGGATCAGCGTGGGGGGCCTTCCCGTGCTGGCGTCCATGACCAAGGCCGCGGACCCCCGCTTCCGCCCCCGCTGGAGGGTGATCCTGCCGTCCTTCGTGGGCGCCGCCGTCCTCTGGCTGCTCTACGCCCACCGCCCTCCTCCTGGCCGGCCCCCCCTGCCCAACGCCCACAACTGGAAGCTCGGCCAGCTACCTGCTGCCCGGTACAATGACACCTACCCACTGTCTGTCCCCCAGAGGACGCCGGGCGGGACACGATACCGGATCGCTGTTATCGCCGACCTGGACACAAAGTCCAGGGCCCCGGAGGAGAACACCTGGGTCAGTTACCTGAAGAAGGGTCACCTGACCCTGTCGGACAGCGGGGACCGGGTGGCCGTGGAGTGGGACCAAGGCCATGAGGTCTTGGAGTCCCACCTGGCGGAAAAGGGGCGGGGCATGGAGCTGTCGGATCTGATCGTCTTCAACGGGAAGCTCTACTCCGTGGACGACCGGACGGGCGTGGTCTACCAGATCGACGGCTCCAGGGCCGTGCCCTGGGTCATCCTGTCAGACGGCGACGGCACCGTGGGGAAAG GCTACCTCATCCACGAGTCTGCCTGCTGGAGCGACACACTGCAGCGCTGGTTCTTCCTGCCGCGCCGCGCCAGCCACGAGCGCTACAGCGAGAAGGATGACGAGCGTCGGGGCACCAACCTGCTGCTGAGCGCCGCCCAGGACTTTGGGGACATCACCGTCCGGCACGTGGGAGCGGTGGTCCCCACCCACGGCTTCTCCTCTTTCAAGTTCATCCCCAACACCGACGACCAGATCATCGTGGCCCTCAAGTCCGAGGAAGACGGCGGCCAGATTGCCACCTACATCATGGCCTTCACGCTGGACGGACGCTTCCTCCTGCCCGAGACCAAGATCGGGAGTGTGAAGTATGAGGGCATAGAGTTCATTTGA